Proteins found in one Oncorhynchus tshawytscha isolate Ot180627B linkage group LG25, Otsh_v2.0, whole genome shotgun sequence genomic segment:
- the vps25 gene encoding vacuolar protein-sorting-associated protein 25, producing MSFEWPWQYNFPPFFTLQPNVDTRQKQLAAWCSLALSYCRHHKLYTLDIMEAQESPVFNHKNIDRKLSMEAILIVFEELRKKGNLEWLDKNKTRCLVMWRRPEEWGKLIYQWVSQNGMVNTVFTLYELANGDDTESEEFHGLEDWMLIRSLQALQMDGKAEVISMDDGKGVKFF from the exons ATGAGTTTTGAGTGGCCCTGGCAATATAATTTTCCTCCGTTTTTTAC GTTACAGCCCAATGTTGACACCAGACAGAAACAGCTTGCAGCTTGGTGCTCCCTCGCACTGTCCTACTGCCGCCATCACAAGCTCTACACTCTGGACATCATGGAAGCCCAAGAGAGCCCTGTGTTCAACCACAAGAATATTGATA GAAAACTATCAATGGAGGCCATACTAATTGTTTTTGAGGAATTGAGGAAAAAAG GGAACCTGGAATGGTTAGACAAGAACAAGACGCGGTGTCTAGTCATGTGGAGGAGGCcagaagaatgggggaaactgATTTACCAGTGG GTCTCTCAAAACGGTATGGTTAATACAGTGTTTACACTCTACGAGCTCGCCAACGGTGACGACACAGAAAGCGAAG AATTCCATGGGCTGGAAGACTGGATGCTGATTCGTTCACTGCAGGCCCTGCAAATGGACGGCAAGGCAGAGGTCATCTCCATGGACGACGGGAAGGGGGTCAAGTTCTTCTGA